Proteins from a single region of Dyadobacter fanqingshengii:
- a CDS encoding PQQ-dependent sugar dehydrogenase: protein MKTTVLIISAAIACLVLSAFFPKPAAKTAGADAPDSTRFTHMMLAQGLDEPMQMAILPNLDVIIVERKGDVKFYDAKEKQVKTIAHINVYSGIEDGLLGVAADPEFDKNHWVYLYYGLAGDRNVSQLTRYDFVDQKLDLNSKKVLLEVPTQRTYCCHSAGYLTFSDGLLYLSTGDNTNAEEIEGHNPTDERPGRQLSDDQGTTANSKDFRGKILRIKPLPDGTYAIPDGNLFPKDGSLGYPEIYVMGCRNPFRVSVDPKTKFVYWGDVGPDTNVPAEEGFLSYDEINQARKPGFFGYPYFLGANEAFPKYDFETKKEGPKQDPAHPVNNSPNNTGIKELPPAQPAMIWYGKGDSKRWPMVGKGAASAMAGPVYYSDLYPNAKYKLPEYYNGKLFIYEWIRKWIMAVTLDKDGNYVSMEPFLPHLKVIAPMDMQIAHDGAIYMLAYGTNWFAKNTDAGLIRVEYSEGNRNPIANIQADKTIGAAPLTVTLSASQSKDYDKNDKLTFNWKVADQNFTGANVKHTFTKPGVYNVALTVSDQAGGSGVATAQIKVGNSPPDVTISTAANRSFYWDNVPFDYKVVVKDAEDKTPDQKNITLAFDYLPIGKDFAAALSGANHGNLRYAATETFYASLDCKSCHTMDSKSIGPALKEISKRYAAKTGAADLLSDKIIKGGSGNWGTYPMPPHPNLTTAQSRELAGYILSLTGEKATLATQGNIQLVEHLGQGNEGAYVLAANYTDKGANGIEPLKGSAFVVLKNPLVQLEDFEKGNVSVSIGTKNNGFVTSVPAGNGKFVSFANIDLNHIKKIKFRILEDGEGGTLEIRQGSVEGTVLGSLNIAGGKSKDIKPEWKEMRADVKPFNKQTDIFFVFNNPDKSKKMLFYVDWMYFER from the coding sequence ATTACCCAATCTGGATGTCATTATTGTGGAACGGAAAGGGGATGTAAAATTCTATGATGCCAAGGAAAAGCAGGTCAAAACCATTGCGCACATTAATGTTTACAGTGGAATTGAAGACGGCTTGCTAGGCGTTGCGGCAGATCCTGAATTTGACAAAAACCATTGGGTATATCTTTACTATGGGCTTGCCGGTGACCGGAATGTAAGTCAGCTTACACGCTATGATTTTGTGGATCAGAAATTGGACCTCAATTCTAAAAAGGTGTTACTGGAAGTGCCCACACAACGCACTTACTGCTGCCATTCAGCGGGTTACCTGACATTTTCCGATGGCTTGCTTTATCTCTCGACCGGTGACAACACCAATGCGGAAGAGATCGAAGGGCATAACCCAACCGATGAACGCCCTGGCAGGCAACTATCTGACGATCAGGGCACAACGGCAAATAGCAAAGATTTCCGCGGCAAAATTCTGAGGATCAAACCACTTCCCGACGGCACTTATGCAATTCCGGACGGCAATTTGTTTCCGAAAGATGGTTCGCTGGGTTATCCCGAAATATATGTGATGGGCTGCCGTAATCCGTTCCGCGTATCTGTGGACCCGAAGACGAAATTTGTGTATTGGGGCGACGTAGGACCCGACACGAATGTGCCTGCGGAAGAAGGTTTTTTAAGTTATGATGAAATTAACCAGGCCAGGAAACCGGGATTTTTTGGCTATCCTTATTTCCTCGGTGCCAATGAGGCTTTTCCTAAATATGATTTTGAAACAAAAAAAGAAGGTCCGAAACAAGATCCTGCACATCCTGTTAACAACTCACCTAACAACACCGGAATTAAAGAGCTTCCTCCCGCGCAGCCTGCCATGATCTGGTATGGGAAAGGCGATTCCAAACGCTGGCCAATGGTTGGTAAGGGCGCCGCGAGTGCCATGGCTGGGCCGGTTTATTACAGCGACCTTTATCCGAATGCAAAATATAAGCTGCCGGAATATTACAACGGAAAACTGTTCATTTATGAATGGATCAGGAAGTGGATCATGGCTGTAACACTGGATAAAGATGGAAATTACGTGAGTATGGAGCCGTTTTTGCCGCATTTGAAGGTCATAGCACCCATGGATATGCAGATTGCACATGATGGCGCTATTTATATGCTCGCTTACGGCACCAATTGGTTCGCCAAAAATACGGACGCCGGACTGATCCGCGTAGAATATTCAGAAGGAAACCGCAACCCGATTGCCAACATTCAAGCGGACAAAACCATTGGCGCTGCGCCGCTTACGGTAACATTATCCGCTTCGCAATCAAAAGATTATGATAAAAACGACAAACTGACATTCAACTGGAAAGTCGCGGATCAAAACTTCACCGGAGCGAATGTGAAGCACACATTTACCAAACCAGGCGTTTATAATGTTGCGCTTACGGTGTCGGATCAGGCGGGTGGCTCGGGCGTGGCAACTGCCCAGATTAAGGTGGGCAATTCGCCGCCGGATGTCACGATCAGCACCGCGGCAAATCGCAGTTTTTACTGGGATAATGTGCCTTTTGATTACAAGGTGGTGGTGAAAGACGCTGAGGATAAGACGCCTGATCAAAAAAATATTACCCTGGCATTTGATTATCTGCCCATTGGGAAAGATTTCGCGGCTGCCCTTTCCGGCGCCAATCATGGAAACCTGCGCTATGCCGCAACCGAAACTTTTTACGCTTCGCTGGATTGCAAATCGTGCCATACCATGGATTCCAAATCGATAGGGCCTGCTTTGAAGGAGATTTCGAAACGTTATGCGGCCAAAACCGGCGCTGCAGACTTGCTGTCCGACAAAATCATCAAAGGCGGCAGCGGCAACTGGGGCACTTATCCCATGCCTCCGCATCCGAATCTAACCACTGCACAATCTCGGGAATTGGCTGGCTACATTCTTTCATTAACGGGCGAAAAGGCAACATTAGCAACGCAGGGCAACATTCAGCTTGTGGAACACCTGGGACAAGGCAACGAAGGTGCATATGTGCTGGCTGCAAATTATACGGATAAAGGCGCAAACGGCATTGAACCATTAAAAGGAAGCGCTTTTGTGGTCTTAAAAAATCCCTTGGTCCAGCTGGAAGATTTTGAAAAAGGCAATGTCAGCGTTTCGATTGGCACAAAAAACAATGGATTTGTGACTTCGGTCCCGGCTGGGAATGGCAAGTTTGTTAGCTTCGCTAACATCGATTTGAACCATATTAAAAAAATCAAGTTCAGAATCCTGGAAGATGGTGAGGGTGGAACATTGGAAATCCGGCAGGGAAGCGTTGAAGGTACAGTACTGGGCTCTCTGAACATTGCAGGCGGAAAATCCAAAGACATTAAACCCGAGTGGAAGGAAATGCGGGCTGATGTCAAACCTTTCAACAAACAAACAGATATTTTCTTCGTTTTCAACAACCCTGACAAGAGCAAAAAAATGCTTTTTTACGTGGATTGGATGTATTTTGAAAGGTAA